Below is a genomic region from Fusobacterium nucleatum.
TGCAATATTTTTCTGAAAAATATGGTTTTGATGGTTTTGAATTAATTAAATTTTTTGATGGGGATAACAGTCCTTTAAAAAAATATATAAAAGGTTACCATATGAGATTTTTTCCTTCTTGGATGGAACTATATTTAGAAGATTTCAACTCTTTATATGATGAACTTAAAGATGAAAAATATTTTAAATCTCTTTGTGGAGGGTATAGCAAAAAAGAATTAATTGAATACTATAAAAGAGAGTTAAAAATTGCAAAGGAATTAGAAGTTGAATATGTGGTTTTTCATGCTTGTAATGTAAAAGTTACAGAGGCAATGACTTATGATTTTAAATATTCTGATAAGGAAGTTTTAAATGCGGTAATTTCAATAATCAATAAAATTTTTGAAGATGGAGAATATGATTTTAAACTTCTATTTGAAAATTTATGGTGGTCTGGACTTAGGCTTACAAATAAAGAAGAGGTTGAGTACCTTTTAAATGGAGTAAAATATAAAAATGTTGGCTTTATTTTAGATACTGGGCATATGATTAACAATAACAGAGGTATTAAAAATTCAAAAGAGGGAATAGGATATATTAAAAA
It encodes:
- a CDS encoding TIM barrel protein; protein product: MYKLLNIADFYSNEELEKDMQYFSEKYGFDGFELIKFFDGDNSPLKKYIKGYHMRFFPSWMELYLEDFNSLYDELKDEKYFKSLCGGYSKKELIEYYKRELKIAKELEVEYVVFHACNVKVTEAMTYDFKYSDKEVLNAVISIINKIFEDGEYDFKLLFENLWWSGLRLTNKEEVEYLLNGVKYKNVGFILDTGHMINNNRGIKNSKEGIGYIKKNIENIGKYKNLIYGMHLNYSLSGEYVNRAIKENKEKNLSIEEIMNNVYQHVGSIDYHDPFEDKEIIDVINLLPIEYLVFELIGNTREELEDKIQRQWKIFN